The genomic window CTTAAAGATAGTCTATAATAATTGTATAATTAAAAACGCGTCGTAATGGCGCGTTTTTTTTTGGGATTATGTCTGCGATATCAAATATAAGAAAAAATTTATCTTCAACTGGATCTTCAATCATTGTGGGTCTAATTGTTTTCGTACTAGTAGCAACTTTTGGAGGATTCATTGGTAATTCGAATATTTCAAGTAATGAAATATTTTCTGTGAATGGCAAAGGTATTCATATAGGTGAATATAATTTAGAAGCAAATAGAATATCTTCAAATTTTGATGAATCTCAAAACTTTACTGAAGAAGATATAGAAAGCTTTACAAGAGAATCAATAATTTTCAAAGAGATGTTTTCTCAACAGGCTGAAAGTATTGGTTTAAAAATATCTGAAAAAAATATTAATGATTTAATCAGAAACGATCTTAGTCTTTATTCAGAAGAAAAATTTGATGCAGATTTATTTAGAGGGCTTTTAACAAGATTGGGAATGACGATTGACGATTATAGAGAGCTAATCGAATCTAAATATTTAGCGTCAAGATTACTGGATTTTTATGACAATACTGCATTTGTATCCACTAACGAAGCCAAAAATTTTATTGCAAACTCTAAACAGAAACGGGATTTAAGATTTAGAAAAATATCTTTGGAGGAGTTAGCAACTTTGCAAGAAATATCTAATGAAGAAATAGAAAATTATTACAATAACTATCCCAGCGAATTTAAATCTTTAAAAAAAATAAATTTTAGATCTGTATTTTTCTCTAAAAACAATTTTATGGAAAGTTTTCAAGTTACAAGTGATGAAATCGAAAATGAAAAGATAGCAATAAAATCTTCCGAAAACCTTAATGGGCAAATAAGAGCAAGCCATATTCAATTATCTTATGATGATGAACAAGCAAAAGAAGGAAAAAGAATTATTGCAAACGAGATCGTATCTAGAATTGATCTAGGAGAAGAATCATTCGAAGAATTGGTTTTGCTTTACTCAGATGATATTGGAACAAATAAGATTGGTGGAGACCTTGGTTTCACAGACGGAACTGTGTTTCCAGAAGAATTTGAACGAGAATTAGCTACTTTGAATCTTCAAGAGGTTTCGCAAATAATTGAACTAGACGATTCATTTCATATTCTGAAAGTTACACAAAAAAATATTTTTGATCTATCTGATGAACAAGTTGCTGAAAGAATTTTATCTGTTAAATCCGAAGAGGAACTTCAAAACATTTTAAATGAAATATACGAAAATTTAGATAACACAACTTTAAGTGAAATTTCTGAGTCTTATGATTTTTTAATACAAGACAATAAGAATTTATCCATAACTAATCTTGTTACTGAGTTCGAGGGTTTAGAATTTATAGACGATTTTGATAGAAATAATATCTTTATAAATGAACTATATGGCCCATATAATTTCAATGGGGGATATATACTAATTGAGCCTTATGAATTTTTTCCTAGCACTTTGAAATCTCTGAGCGATGTAAAAAATGAAATCGAAGAAACTCTAAAATTAGCTTCTGCTCAAATTATAATGCCTGAAAAAATCAATGAAGAAATTTCTAATTTACAAAATGTAGTGAATCTAGAAAGATTTTCGTCCTATTCTGACGTTGAAAGAAACACAAGTTTGTTTCCTCAAGAGGTAACAAATTTAATTTTTTCTATTTCTCAATTAAAAGGTGATAATTCTATAATTAGTACGGTTCATCTTGGTGATGCTTACATCATACAATTATTAGGTGTTACAGATTTTGAAGGAATAATTTCCTTAGAAGAAATAACTGAGACAAAGAATGCCTTAAACCTTGCTCTGAACGAAATTGAAAAAGATAATTTTTATGGAAAATTAAGAGAAGAAGCTTCTATAAATTAATCTGCTTCGGAAAGATCTCCCATCGCTGTAATATTGAATCCAGCGTCTACATATAAAATCTCTCCAGTAATTCCACTGGCTAAATCAGAACAAAGAAAGGCAGCAGCATTACCAACTTCCTCAGTTGTAATATTTCTCATTAATGGAGCTCTCGAAGCATTATAAGAGAGCATTTTTCTAAAGCTTTTTATTCCTGAAGCAGCCAGAGTTTTAACAGGTCCCGCAGATATGGCATTCACTCTAATGTTTTCTTTTCCTAAACTATTGGCTAAATATCTAGTAGTAGATTCTAATCCGGCTTTTGCAACACCCATGACATTATAATTTGGCAAGGTCCTTACTGCTCCAAGATAAGATAATGTTAGTAAGGCAGCATTTCTATCTTTCATGAGTTTTCTTGAGGCTTTTGCAAGAGCAGTGAAGCTAAAGACACTAATGTCATGAGCTATTTTAAAACCTTCTCTGGTGGCAACCTCTGTAAAGTCTCCTTCTAATTCATTTGCGGGAGCAAATCCCACAGCATGAACTAAACCATCCAAATAACCCCATTTTGATTCTACTTCATTTATTAAATTATCAATGGATTTGTCATCGGAAACGTCGCATTCAATGTAAGCTTCACAATCAATTTTACTTCCAACTTGCTCAACTTTCTTCTTTAGTCTATCAGATTGATAGGAAAGAATAATGTTTGCACCTTGAGAATGCATGGACTCAGCAATGCCAGCAGCAATAGAAAATTTGTTGGCAACGCCAACGATCAGTATCTTTTTATCTTTTAAAAAACTCATTTCATAATTTTATCACGTTAAGTATAATCTCACGTTTATGAAATATAGCCATTTTCTGTTTCTTTCTTTATTCGCTCTTTTAAGCTTATCGAGTCATGGATTTGAGCACGAGCATGAGCAAGACTTTCATGAAGGAGAATCTGAGCAACATTGCATTTCTTGTCATCTTCTTGAATTTTCTATTGAAACTCATAAATTAGATGCAAATTTTATTTCTACACAAAGTTTTTATTTCTTTTCAAAAAAAGAAAATCTAAATAATTTTAAAATACAAAATTCAGATGTAAGAGCTCCACCAATTAGTTAAAACTTTTTTTTTAACTAATTAAAAACAGGAGTTTTTATGAAATTTATATATATTTTTTTTACAGCTTTATTGGCTGTATCAAACTTCTTGCTCGCACAAGAAGATACTGAAGAACTTATTGTTACTTCAGCTTTTATTGAAGGCGATGCATCTTCAATTAATAATCCAATTCATGTGGTTGGATACGCAGAAGTTTCTAAAAGAGGCATCTCAAATCTAGGTGAGTCAATTGACTCATTATTAGGTGTGTCTAACCAAGATTTTGGTGCTTCCGTAGGGCAACCGATTATTCGAGGAATGGCTGGAAATCGAGTTA from SAR86 cluster bacterium includes these protein-coding regions:
- a CDS encoding SurA N-terminal domain-containing protein, giving the protein MSAISNIRKNLSSTGSSIIVGLIVFVLVATFGGFIGNSNISSNEIFSVNGKGIHIGEYNLEANRISSNFDESQNFTEEDIESFTRESIIFKEMFSQQAESIGLKISEKNINDLIRNDLSLYSEEKFDADLFRGLLTRLGMTIDDYRELIESKYLASRLLDFYDNTAFVSTNEAKNFIANSKQKRDLRFRKISLEELATLQEISNEEIENYYNNYPSEFKSLKKINFRSVFFSKNNFMESFQVTSDEIENEKIAIKSSENLNGQIRASHIQLSYDDEQAKEGKRIIANEIVSRIDLGEESFEELVLLYSDDIGTNKIGGDLGFTDGTVFPEEFERELATLNLQEVSQIIELDDSFHILKVTQKNIFDLSDEQVAERILSVKSEEELQNILNEIYENLDNTTLSEISESYDFLIQDNKNLSITNLVTEFEGLEFIDDFDRNNIFINELYGPYNFNGGYILIEPYEFFPSTLKSLSDVKNEIEETLKLASAQIIMPEKINEEISNLQNVVNLERFSSYSDVERNTSLFPQEVTNLIFSISQLKGDNSIISTVHLGDAYIIQLLGVTDFEGIISLEEITETKNALNLALNEIEKDNFYGKLREEASIN
- a CDS encoding enoyl-ACP reductase; this translates as MSFLKDKKILIVGVANKFSIAAGIAESMHSQGANIILSYQSDRLKKKVEQVGSKIDCEAYIECDVSDDKSIDNLINEVESKWGYLDGLVHAVGFAPANELEGDFTEVATREGFKIAHDISVFSFTALAKASRKLMKDRNAALLTLSYLGAVRTLPNYNVMGVAKAGLESTTRYLANSLGKENIRVNAISAGPVKTLAASGIKSFRKMLSYNASRAPLMRNITTEEVGNAAAFLCSDLASGITGEILYVDAGFNITAMGDLSEAD